The Mesorhizobium sp. AR02 genomic interval TACCCAGGCGTGGAAATAGCGCGTCAGGACGAAAATCCACATCAGCGCCAAGGTCAGATAGTTGACGCCGTTGGTGACGTGGAGCGTCAGGCACAGCACGTAGAAAAGCACCGGCAGTTCGAACTGGTTGCAGAGATTGGCGGCAACGGTGACGCTGGATGCAGGCTCGGTCGAACGCGTCTTGAACTGGCCAACCTTGGCCTCGCCGGACTTCACCGCGACGAACCGGCGCCGGCCCATCACGACATAGACGATATAGACCAGCAGAACTTGCGCCAGAACAGGCCAGAAGATCGTGGTCTGGTTCATGACATGTCCCTTGCCCTGTCCTTCATCAAGCCTGGCGTCTCTGGCCCACCAGCCAGAAAGCGGCAATGATGACCAGCGGGATGGCGAGAAGCGCGAATTTGGTGACGATCAACGCGGAAGCCAAAGACAGCGAATCCGGGTTGGCCGACAGGAAATCAGACAGAAGCCGTGCCACCGCAATATTTTGGGCATAGTCGGCAAGCGTGTAGGGCAGCACCAGCACCAGCGCGAAGATCGACTGCACCTGCCCCGGAAGCACGCGGAAACTCTTCAGGCGCCGGCCAGTGGCCAGGACCAGGCTCACCAATGTCAACGACAGCAGCGCCGGGAACAAGAGATCGAAGGTAAGGTAGTGCCAGACGAGAATGATCTCGCCGCCGCGCCGGCCGAGCGCCGTCAGCCAGGCCATGCCTTCGTCGGGCGTGAAACCGAAATAGCGCATGTCGAGCGACGGCAAGCCGCCGCTCAATTGACGGAAATAGAAGAATTCCAGCACCGTCATGGCGATGAAAACCGCCGCCGACATGAAACACAGTGCTGCCGCGTGGCGTGGCAGCCGCAGGATCGTCGCGGTCAGGCTCCGCCCGAGCCCGTATTGTTCAGGCTCCGCCGGGATAGTTCGGGCTTTCGCGGGTAATCGTGACGTCATGGGCGTGGCTTTCACGAAGTCCGGCGTTGGATATGCGCACAAAGGTGGCGCGTTCACGGAAATCGGCAAGGTCGCGGCCACCGACATAACCCATAGCGGCTTTTAGCCCGCCTGCAAGCTGGTGCAGCACGCCAGACACAGGTCCTTTGTAGGGAACCTGGCCTTCAATGCCTTCCGGCACCAGTTTCAGCGTGTCGCGCACCTCGGCCTGGAAGTAGCGATCAGCCGAGCCGCGCGCCATGGCGCCGACCGAGCCCATGCCGCGATAGGCCTTGAAGGAGCGGCCCTGGTGCAGATAGACCTCGCCCGGGCTTTCGTCGGTTCCGGCCAGCAGCGAGCCGATCATGGCGGCACTGGCGCCGGCGGCGAGCGCCTTGGCGAGATCGCCGGAATATTTGATGCCGCCATCGGCAATCACCGACACACCGGATTTGTGCGCCGTCTCGACCGCCGACATGATGGCTGAAAGCTGCGGCACGCCAACACCGGCGACGATGCGGGTGGTGCAGATCGAGCCCGGGCCGATGCCGACCTTGACGGCGTCGGCGCCGGCATCGATCAGCGCCTGCGTGCCTTCGGCGGTGGCGACGTTGCCGGCCAGGATGCGCACCGAGTTGGAGAGTTTTTTCGCTCGCGTGACGGCATCGAGCACGCGCTGCGAATGACCGTGCGCGGTGTCGATGACCAGAAGGTCGACGCCGGCCTCGATCAGGCGTTCGGCGCGCTCGAAGCCGTCATCGCCGACGCTGGTGGCGGCCGCCGCGCGCAGGCGTCCCTGCGCGTCCTTGGTGGCGTGCGGGTTGAGCTGCGACTTCTCGATGTCCTTGACGGTGATCAGGCCAACGCAATTGCCTTGCTTGTCGACGACGACAAGTTTCTCGATCCGGTGCTGGTGCAGAAGCCGCTTGGCCTCGTCCTGGTCGACATTCTCCTTGACCGTGATCAGGTTCTCACGGGTCATCAATTCGTAGACCTTCTGCGCCGGATCGGAGGCAAAGCGCACGTCGCGATTGGTCAGGATGCCGACCAGCCGGCCGATTTTCTGGCCGCCGGTACCGCCATTCTCGACCACCGGAATGCCCGAGATCGAATAGGTGCGCATCAAGGACAGCGCGTCGGCCAGCGTGGCGTCGGGGCCGATGGTGACGGGATTGATCACCATGCCGGACTCGAACTTCTTGACCTGCCGCACCTGCTCGGCCTGCTCGGCCGGGGAGAAGTTGCGGTGGATGACGCCGATGCCGCCGGCCTGGGCCATTGCGATGGCAAGACGCGCCTCGGTGACGGTGTCCATGGCGGCGGAGAGGATCGGCACGTTGAGATCGATGTCGCCGGCAATGCGGGTGCGGACATCGGTTTCGCCAGGCATGACCTCGGAATGACCCGGCTGCAAAAGCACGTCGTCAAAGGTCAGCGCCAGTGCGCCGGTGGACGTTTCGATGATTTTTGCCATGGCCAGCCCTTTAGAATGCGGAAAAAGCGCTGGACCGGGATGGACAGCGCCGACTCGTTCTTCCCTTTCAGGATTGGCGCTGGCTGGTAACACGTCGCGGCGCCGATGAAAAGCCGATCGTTGCGACGTTTTCGTTCTATTCCGAAGACTGCCCCAAGAGTGCGCCAAGCAATGCATGACGCGGCGATGCGAAAGGACTGACGACAGTTACCCCACCCCATGTGAAGCCGTCCTGCAGGTCTTCCGACAGGAGCAGCCGACAACCGGCTTGCGAGGCCGAGGACAGAATGACCGCATCCCAAATGCTGAAGCGGTGGTCCGTAGCCAGATCAGCCGCCATCATCATGACGTCTTGCGTCGTCGCGGCAACGGGAAACGCGTCGCGCCAGCTCAGAAGGGCATCCCGGGCCTCCAGGGGTGGTCTTCCGGCCTTGCGGACGAGAACGTTGTACAACTCGCCAAGGACCTGGACAGGAACAATGGCAGCCTCTTGCGGGAGGGCGCGCAGCAGTTCGAGGACGATGTCGCGCTTCTCGGCACCGTTGACCCCCTCCGCATAGGCAAGAACATTGGTGTCGAGTGCGACTTTCACCGCCCATCCTCGTAGAGCTCGTCCCGGGTCCAGCGCCCGGCATCCACGACAGCCTGGCGTTCGAGGCGCGACAACAACGCTGCGCGCGAGCGTGAGGCCACACCCTCCTGTCGATCAGCGGGAACGATCCGCGCGACGGGGCGTCCGTGGCTGGTCACAACGTAGCTTTGTCCTTCGCGGACACCGCGCAGGATGAGAGAGAACCTGCGGTTGGCATCGGCTGCCGAAACGGCTTCTTCCATGATAAGGTCCATATAGTAGTTATATTCACTACAATAGTGAGGCGCATCGCTGTTCGCAAGCCATTCTTCGCTGCCTGGCCGGCGCCCTGAGACAGCCGCCTCGCAGTCGCACAAAAGTGACAGCAAATTAACACGACATCGGTGGCCAGCCATGATAACCGCCCCCACATACCGGCTTGTTCCCCTTTTCTGAACGAGAATTGGGCCGGAAAGAAAATTTGAAACGGTCACGCTCGTGAATCGCACCATCCCGCTGATCCTGGCGGTCGCCCTTTTCATGGAAAACATGGATTCGACCGTCATCGCGACATCGCTGCCGGCGATCGCCATCGACATCCATACCAGCCCGATCGCGCTCAAGCTGGCGCTGACTGCCTATCTGGTGTCGTTGGCGATCTTCATTCCGATCAGTGGCTGGATGGCCGACCGCTTCGGTGCCAAGAACATTTTTCGTGCCGCGATCGCGGTCTTCATCGTTGGTTCGATCGCTTGCGCCCTGTCAGGTTCGCTGCCGGCTTTCGTCGTTTCACGCTTCCTGCAAGGCATTGGCGGCGCCATGATGACGCCGGTCGGGCGCCTGGTGCTGGTGCGCGCCACGCCCAAGAGCGAACTGGTCGCGGCGATGTCATGGCTGACCGTTCCCGCACTGGTCGGACCGCTGGTGGGGCCACCGATCGGCGGCTTCATCACCACCTACTTCACCTGGCACTGGATCTTCCTGATCAATGTGCCGATCGGCCTGATCGGCATCTGGCTGGCCACCCGCTTCCTGCCGGAAACCGAATCGATGGAAACGCCGCCACTCGATTTCATCGGCTTCGTGCTGAGCGGGCTGGCGGCATCCGGCGTCGTGTTCGGCCTGTCGGTGGTCTCCCTGCCCTATCTGCCGCCGGCGACTGGCCTGATCACCGTGGCCGTCGGGCTGCTGTCGGGCGCGCTCTACCTGATGCACGCCCGCCGCGCCAAAAATCCGCTGCTGGCGCTCGAACTGTTCCGCAACCAGGTGTTCCGCTCGTCGGTGCTTGGCGGCTCGCTGTTTCGCATCGGCATCGGCGCCGTGCCGTTCCTGCTGCCGCTGATGTTCCAGATCGGCTTCGGGCTGACGCCGTTCCAGTCCGGCATGATCACTTTCGTCTCGGCGATCGGCGCCATCGGCATGAAATTCGTCACCGCGCTGATTTTTCGCCTCGCCGGCTTCCGCCGCGTGCTGATCGTCGGCTCGCTGGTCGCCGCGGCATCGATCGCCATCTACGGCCTTTTCACCCCCGAAACGCCTTATGTGCTGATGCTGGCCATATTGCTGGTCGGCGGCTTCATCCGCTCGATGTTCTTCACCGGCGTCAACGCGCTCTCCTACGCCGAGGTGTCGGCCGAAGACACCAGCAAGGCAACGCCGATCACGGCGGTGTTCCAGCAACTGTCGATCGCGCTCGGTGTGGCGCTCGCCGGCGGCATTCTGGAAGTCTCGACTTCGATCCATGGCGGCCCGCTGGCGCTGAGCGATTTCCATATCGCCTTCTTCATCGTGGCGGCGGTATCGGCGGCGGCATCGCTGTCGTTCATGCGGCTGGCGCCCGACGCCGGCAACGCCGTGTCGGGTCATGGCCGGCTGACTACGCCCAAGACGCTTGAATCGGTGAGATCGCCGGGGGAGTGAGCTTCCTTCCTTCTCCCCTTTGTTTGGACCGGAGACATCGCGAACAGGTGTGCGAGGACATCGCGAACAGTTTTGCGCTTTTGCGCGAGGGGGTTCGGGATGCCATTCGAGGACAGAAGCGCGATGAAGCAGAAGGAAGAGTTTGTGCGCCTGGCGCTAGCGCCTGGGGCGAATGTGAGCCTTTTGTGCCGGCGCTTCGGTATCGGCCGGACCTGTGGCCACAAGTTGCTTTCGCGCTATCGGATCGAGGGCGAGGCTGGACTGGTTGAGCAGTCTCGTCGGCCGCGGTCGAGCCCGGCACGCAGCGCGCCGGAGGTGGAAGCGGCAGCCGTTTCGGTGCGTGTGGCGCATCCCGCCTGGGGTGGGCGCAAGATCGCGCGCGTGCTCGCCCGCGAAGGTATTGGCACGCCGGCGGCCTCGACGGTGACCGGCATCCTGCGCCGCCACGGTATCGAACTGGGGGCGTTGGGCGGCGGAGCCCAGCCTTTCATTCGCTTCGAGCATGCCGCCCCCAACGACCTGTGGCAGATGGACTTCAAGGGGCACGTTGCCTTGCGTACCGGCCGGCTGCACCCGCTTACCGTGCTCGACGACCATTCGCGCTTCTCGGTCGCGCTGTCGGCTTGCGCCGACCAGACCACCGAGACCGTAAAAGCCCGGCTGATCACCGCCTTCCGTCGCTACGGACTGCCGTGGCGCATCGCCACCGACAATGGTCCGCCTTGGGGCGATGGCGGCCGCAACGACTTCACCTTGCTCACCGTCTGGCTGATCGAAACGGGCATCACCATGAGCCACTCCAGGCCTTGCCAT includes:
- a CDS encoding MAPEG family protein, with amino-acid sequence MNQTTIFWPVLAQVLLVYIVYVVMGRRRFVAVKSGEAKVGQFKTRSTEPASSVTVAANLCNQFELPVLFYVLCLTLHVTNGVNYLTLALMWIFVLTRYFHAWVHLTSNNLRLRSRSFFAGAVVLALAWIWFALHLLGVV
- the guaB gene encoding IMP dehydrogenase, which codes for MAKIIETSTGALALTFDDVLLQPGHSEVMPGETDVRTRIAGDIDLNVPILSAAMDTVTEARLAIAMAQAGGIGVIHRNFSPAEQAEQVRQVKKFESGMVINPVTIGPDATLADALSLMRTYSISGIPVVENGGTGGQKIGRLVGILTNRDVRFASDPAQKVYELMTRENLITVKENVDQDEAKRLLHQHRIEKLVVVDKQGNCVGLITVKDIEKSQLNPHATKDAQGRLRAAAATSVGDDGFERAERLIEAGVDLLVIDTAHGHSQRVLDAVTRAKKLSNSVRILAGNVATAEGTQALIDAGADAVKVGIGPGSICTTRIVAGVGVPQLSAIMSAVETAHKSGVSVIADGGIKYSGDLAKALAAGASAAMIGSLLAGTDESPGEVYLHQGRSFKAYRGMGSVGAMARGSADRYFQAEVRDTLKLVPEGIEGQVPYKGPVSGVLHQLAGGLKAAMGYVGGRDLADFRERATFVRISNAGLRESHAHDVTITRESPNYPGGA
- a CDS encoding PIN domain-containing protein, coding for MKVALDTNVLAYAEGVNGAEKRDIVLELLRALPQEAAIVPVQVLGELYNVLVRKAGRPPLEARDALLSWRDAFPVAATTQDVMMMAADLATDHRFSIWDAVILSSASQAGCRLLLSEDLQDGFTWGGVTVVSPFASPRHALLGALLGQSSE
- a CDS encoding type II toxin-antitoxin system prevent-host-death family antitoxin; its protein translation is MEEAVSAADANRRFSLILRGVREGQSYVVTSHGRPVARIVPADRQEGVASRSRAALLSRLERQAVVDAGRWTRDELYEDGR
- a CDS encoding MFS transporter — its product is MNRTIPLILAVALFMENMDSTVIATSLPAIAIDIHTSPIALKLALTAYLVSLAIFIPISGWMADRFGAKNIFRAAIAVFIVGSIACALSGSLPAFVVSRFLQGIGGAMMTPVGRLVLVRATPKSELVAAMSWLTVPALVGPLVGPPIGGFITTYFTWHWIFLINVPIGLIGIWLATRFLPETESMETPPLDFIGFVLSGLAASGVVFGLSVVSLPYLPPATGLITVAVGLLSGALYLMHARRAKNPLLALELFRNQVFRSSVLGGSLFRIGIGAVPFLLPLMFQIGFGLTPFQSGMITFVSAIGAIGMKFVTALIFRLAGFRRVLIVGSLVAAASIAIYGLFTPETPYVLMLAILLVGGFIRSMFFTGVNALSYAEVSAEDTSKATPITAVFQQLSIALGVALAGGILEVSTSIHGGPLALSDFHIAFFIVAAVSAAASLSFMRLAPDAGNAVSGHGRLTTPKTLESVRSPGE
- a CDS encoding IS481 family transposase, whose product is MPFEDRSAMKQKEEFVRLALAPGANVSLLCRRFGIGRTCGHKLLSRYRIEGEAGLVEQSRRPRSSPARSAPEVEAAAVSVRVAHPAWGGRKIARVLAREGIGTPAASTVTGILRRHGIELGALGGGAQPFIRFEHAAPNDLWQMDFKGHVALRTGRLHPLTVLDDHSRFSVALSACADQTTETVKARLITAFRRYGLPWRIATDNGPPWGDGGRNDFTLLTVWLIETGITMSHSRPCHPQTLGKDERFHRSLKAEALQGPPFADLAEAQDAFDQWRHVYNAQRPHDALDGGVPLDRYQASQRQYRETVEPFEYAKDDLIRRVQQHGFVSILGRSMRLCRAFAGKSVAFRPTNTDGVFDTWFRHQKIETIDLNTLAR